The following proteins are encoded in a genomic region of Deltaproteobacteria bacterium:
- the rsgA gene encoding ribosome small subunit-dependent GTPase A has product MRGKPGRVVETVGRRVRVVDEAGERVCYLAGKRAVVGDRVMWEEAPGTGGKLVTVLERDSELRRRDNQGKDRVLAANLQGVVVVMSPSRPAFNANLMDRYLVAIAAAGLKGAICLNKIDLETSEEVEADLSLRESLGYPILRTCSKDGRGLSEVVELIGERSDAGSWAFMGLSGVGKTSLVAALLPEQDVGAIGEVSEHWEQGQHTTTYSKIFSLPQGGEVCDSPGIRTFSPAGLTREQVRDFYPGMGDLRCQFRDCEHREGQKGCEAPEALNDSMLKAYRRLLEWVDAQREY; this is encoded by the coding sequence GTGCGCGGAAAACCGGGTCGTGTGGTTGAAACTGTGGGGCGCCGCGTCCGTGTGGTGGATGAAGCAGGTGAAAGGGTTTGTTATTTGGCCGGGAAACGAGCGGTCGTAGGTGACCGTGTGATGTGGGAAGAGGCCCCAGGCACGGGAGGCAAACTGGTCACGGTTTTAGAGCGAGACAGTGAGCTTCGCCGGCGCGACAATCAAGGTAAGGACCGAGTGCTTGCCGCGAACTTGCAAGGCGTGGTTGTGGTGATGAGCCCTTCGCGACCAGCATTTAATGCAAATCTGATGGACCGATATTTGGTTGCGATTGCGGCTGCGGGGCTCAAAGGAGCGATTTGCCTTAACAAGATCGATCTTGAAACATCCGAAGAGGTTGAAGCAGACCTCTCACTTCGGGAATCTCTTGGCTATCCTATTTTGCGGACCTGCTCCAAAGATGGCCGAGGGTTATCAGAAGTGGTGGAGCTTATTGGCGAGCGCAGTGATGCTGGATCTTGGGCGTTTATGGGGCTCTCGGGCGTTGGCAAAACATCGCTGGTTGCGGCGCTTTTGCCAGAGCAAGACGTGGGTGCCATTGGCGAAGTCAGCGAGCACTGGGAGCAAGGCCAACACACCACAACCTACTCTAAGATTTTTTCATTGCCTCAAGGCGGTGAAGTTTGTGACTCTCCCGGGATCCGAACGTTTAGCCCAGCGGGGCTAACACGCGAGCAAGTTCGTGATTTTTATCCAGGTATGGGAGATCTGAGGTGCCAGTTTCGAGATTGCGAACACCGTGAAGGTCAGAAGGGCTGCGAGGCACCCGAGGCTTTAAACGATTCGATGTTGAAAGCGTATCGCCGGCTCTTGGAGTGGGTAGACGCTCAACGCGAATATTAA
- a CDS encoding DUF1343 domain-containing protein, giving the protein MKTGLDILMENPRKHLGSGRVGIVANPTTVNKELHHAIDLLAEHPDVDLRILFGPEHGVRAAAQDMIGVGDDKDGRTGLPVVSLYGKTFASLSPSVEEMKKLDTLIFDIQDVGSRYYTYAATMALCMQVAAPLGVKIVVLDRPNPIGASKVEGGGLTPGLENFCALYPVPQRHGMTVGELANLYNTTFKIGCELEVVACEGWRRHQYYDEIDYPWVMPSPNMPTLETAIVYPGMCLLEGTQLSEARGTTRPFELVGAPYVDGYALRDKLLSLGLEGIGFRPTMFEPTFHKFKEQSCGGIQLHVTHRDDFDSYKTGLAVIWATKQLWPNDFKWRDGVYEFRDDEPAIDLLTGFAEVRVAIDNGESFDTVLKHALQGTEIYDSGREAALIYD; this is encoded by the coding sequence ATGAAAACTGGACTCGACATACTTATGGAAAACCCCCGCAAACACCTTGGCAGTGGGCGGGTCGGTATTGTGGCCAACCCCACCACCGTGAACAAAGAGCTTCACCACGCCATCGATTTGCTAGCCGAACATCCAGATGTGGATCTGCGAATACTTTTTGGTCCCGAACACGGCGTACGCGCTGCAGCTCAAGACATGATTGGGGTGGGTGACGATAAGGACGGGCGCACGGGGCTTCCGGTCGTCAGCCTCTATGGAAAGACCTTCGCCTCGCTTTCACCAAGTGTTGAGGAGATGAAAAAGCTCGATACACTCATATTCGACATTCAAGACGTCGGCTCTCGTTACTACACCTACGCCGCCACCATGGCACTCTGCATGCAAGTGGCCGCACCACTCGGTGTGAAAATTGTTGTTTTAGACCGCCCCAACCCAATTGGAGCAAGCAAAGTAGAAGGGGGAGGGCTCACACCTGGACTCGAAAACTTCTGCGCTCTCTACCCGGTGCCCCAGCGCCACGGCATGACCGTTGGTGAACTTGCCAATCTCTACAACACGACCTTCAAAATCGGTTGCGAACTCGAAGTGGTAGCGTGCGAGGGCTGGAGGCGTCACCAATACTACGACGAAATCGACTACCCGTGGGTGATGCCTTCGCCCAATATGCCAACGCTTGAAACAGCCATTGTGTATCCCGGAATGTGCTTACTCGAGGGAACCCAGCTTTCTGAAGCCCGCGGGACCACCCGTCCTTTCGAACTCGTAGGCGCGCCCTATGTGGATGGCTACGCCCTACGAGACAAGCTTTTATCGCTCGGGCTTGAGGGCATTGGCTTTCGTCCTACGATGTTTGAGCCCACTTTCCATAAGTTCAAAGAGCAATCTTGTGGTGGTATTCAGCTACACGTCACCCACCGCGATGATTTTGATTCCTATAAAACGGGTCTCGCTGTGATTTGGGCCACCAAACAACTTTGGCCCAATGACTTCAAATGGCGTGATGGAGTCTACGAATTTCGAGACGATGAACCGGCAATTGATTTACTCACCGGCTTTGCCGAGGTTCGCGTTGCGATCGATAACGGTGAGAGCTTTGATACGGTTTTAAAACACGCACTTCAAGGTACCGAAATCTACGACTCAGGCCGCGAAGCCGCCTTGATTTACGACTGA
- a CDS encoding aminoglycoside phosphotransferase family protein — translation MTLKLSQDVVQAFELNDCEYSAITSGHINTTLLVKRGDDKYILQKLSPIFGAEVHQDIDAVTRLVGSAVPMPRLIPTRDGQLWVTTGDGEVWRLLEWMPGNTHLRAQHPGMCESAGRLVGRFHRALYQKEHSFAHRRLGVHNTAAHLRTLEQSLQEHADHGAIQEVSAMARPVLKALAEIPDLTRYPERIVHGDLKISNILFNDTFEATTLIDLDTLAPMPLAHEMGDALRSWCNPQGEASTEASFSLPYFESAMRGYCESVQGLFESDEIMSIVTGVETIALELTVRFLADALNESYFGWDKEKYQSASEHNLERAQGQWIFAQSVGVQRKQAREILESILAQSA, via the coding sequence ATGACTTTGAAGCTATCTCAAGATGTTGTGCAAGCGTTTGAACTCAATGATTGCGAGTATTCGGCGATTACCTCGGGGCATATCAATACGACCCTTTTGGTAAAGCGCGGTGACGATAAGTATATCCTACAGAAGCTAAGCCCAATTTTTGGCGCTGAGGTTCATCAGGATATCGATGCGGTAACCCGTTTGGTTGGCAGTGCGGTGCCGATGCCGCGGTTGATACCTACACGGGATGGGCAGCTTTGGGTCACGACAGGTGATGGTGAGGTGTGGCGGCTTTTGGAGTGGATGCCTGGCAACACCCATTTGCGGGCGCAACACCCAGGGATGTGTGAGAGTGCCGGCCGTTTGGTGGGCCGGTTCCACCGGGCGCTCTATCAAAAAGAGCATTCATTTGCGCACCGCCGTTTGGGTGTCCACAATACCGCTGCTCACCTACGAACCTTAGAGCAATCACTTCAAGAGCATGCAGATCATGGAGCTATTCAAGAGGTTTCGGCCATGGCTCGCCCGGTATTAAAAGCGCTCGCTGAAATCCCCGATTTGACGCGTTATCCGGAGCGTATTGTGCACGGAGATCTTAAGATCAGTAATATCTTGTTCAATGATACTTTTGAAGCAACCACGTTAATCGACCTGGATACGTTGGCACCGATGCCTTTGGCTCACGAAATGGGAGACGCTCTTCGCTCGTGGTGTAATCCGCAGGGAGAGGCAAGTACCGAAGCCTCGTTCTCACTGCCTTATTTTGAGTCGGCGATGCGAGGCTATTGTGAGAGCGTTCAAGGACTCTTTGAGTCTGATGAAATCATGAGCATCGTCACTGGAGTTGAGACCATTGCTTTAGAGCTCACCGTTCGATTCCTAGCGGATGCTTTAAACGAGTCTTATTTCGGCTGGGATAAAGAGAAGTATCAAAGCGCCTCGGAGCACAATTTAGAGCGAGCTCAAGGGCAATGGATATTCGCGCAATCTGTTGGGGTTCAGCGCAAACAGGCCCGAGAGATTCTAGAATCGATTTTAGCTCAAAGCGCTTGA
- a CDS encoding TonB-dependent receptor, with translation MSLVWIMCLALVATPDASGGDEDAEPFEEVIQAKALDSKKTIPGGKSGSVITRSELEDRLPRSAPDALRFEPGVFVQQTAHSQGSAFIHGLTGQQTLLLFDGIRLNNTTFRQGPNQYFFTLDAQTIETIRIIRGGSSTRYGSDAIGGVIEALPTEAKLRGEPGFDSTAHLLIRGATADNEFGGRIWNTLQIGENLSTTLGVGWRRVGQLSTGGRIHDVKNGLPFPPPEWGGFGEDGVTQLGTGFNEATADAHIIWSPASGHRLKVAGYVYDQTDAPRTDLCPPPGQPEECLTYEEQFRSLVYGTYEYNSSGPIENLRATLSWQRQHERRRFDHSQITGSLSEPINNVGRDDVDSLGFTLHIGGQPIVLSDNWSLKLSGGVDHYLDLVSSYAWRVYNDVNVTRQQSRGQYVDGAWHHYGGAYLEQATRFKKTLFLRAGMRAGWQKIHSPAELESSTQAIDRQSFPLAGHIGAEWRITPQVHLITTFDRSHRSPNINDLTARQQTGPGFQFENPDLKAEKANTWEVGTKLHWLPLIVNVFGFYIELEDAIVKSPRTINDCPDAATGCATSWSSLQLVNTQGTSRLYGAEASALARFNNGLSMRAAITYTYGESPDAQDPDTTVPLSRIPPLNGSAEVHYQFFQNWKVGTGMRWATSQTRLAPADFDDITRIPPGGTPGFAVFDLRLSYRAKNKWLASFVLENIFNTPYRYHGSSVNGSGVGAMILFDLGSIWGT, from the coding sequence ATGTCGCTTGTTTGGATAATGTGCCTGGCACTTGTAGCCACACCGGATGCCTCTGGCGGCGATGAAGACGCAGAACCATTCGAAGAAGTCATTCAGGCGAAGGCTCTCGACTCTAAAAAGACAATACCTGGCGGTAAAAGCGGCTCTGTCATCACTCGCTCAGAGCTAGAGGACCGGCTCCCGCGCTCAGCTCCCGATGCGCTTCGATTCGAGCCCGGGGTATTTGTGCAGCAAACTGCGCACAGTCAGGGATCAGCTTTTATTCACGGTCTCACCGGCCAACAGACGCTTTTATTATTTGATGGGATTCGGCTCAACAACACGACTTTTCGCCAAGGCCCCAATCAGTACTTTTTTACCCTCGACGCCCAAACCATCGAGACCATCCGTATCATTCGAGGAGGCAGCTCTACCCGCTACGGGTCAGATGCCATCGGAGGGGTTATTGAGGCCTTGCCTACAGAGGCCAAATTAAGGGGCGAGCCCGGTTTTGACAGTACCGCCCATCTCTTGATTCGCGGCGCCACCGCCGACAATGAGTTCGGGGGCCGAATCTGGAATACCTTACAGATCGGGGAAAATCTCAGCACCACACTTGGGGTGGGGTGGCGCCGAGTGGGGCAGCTGAGTACCGGGGGAAGAATTCACGACGTCAAAAACGGGCTTCCGTTTCCTCCGCCAGAATGGGGCGGCTTTGGCGAAGATGGCGTCACACAACTTGGAACAGGCTTTAATGAAGCCACGGCAGACGCGCACATTATTTGGAGCCCTGCATCCGGGCACCGGCTTAAAGTCGCTGGGTATGTTTACGACCAAACCGATGCGCCGCGCACCGATCTTTGCCCGCCTCCAGGACAGCCTGAAGAGTGCTTAACTTATGAAGAGCAATTTCGAAGCCTGGTTTACGGAACTTATGAGTACAATTCCTCGGGACCGATCGAGAATCTTCGTGCCACTTTAAGTTGGCAGCGCCAGCACGAGAGAAGGCGGTTCGATCACAGCCAAATTACCGGGAGCCTCAGCGAGCCTATTAACAATGTGGGCCGAGACGACGTGGATAGCCTTGGTTTTACACTTCACATCGGTGGCCAGCCTATCGTTCTCAGCGATAACTGGTCGCTCAAACTCTCGGGTGGGGTCGACCATTACCTCGACCTCGTGAGTTCCTATGCATGGCGAGTTTACAACGACGTCAATGTCACGCGGCAACAAAGCCGTGGTCAATATGTTGATGGTGCTTGGCACCATTATGGAGGCGCATACCTCGAGCAAGCGACTCGGTTTAAGAAGACCCTCTTTTTACGAGCCGGAATGCGAGCGGGCTGGCAAAAGATTCACTCTCCGGCTGAACTTGAGTCCTCCACCCAAGCCATCGACCGGCAATCGTTTCCCCTCGCAGGTCATATCGGCGCCGAGTGGCGCATCACACCGCAGGTCCATCTCATCACCACCTTTGACCGCTCGCACCGCAGCCCCAATATTAACGACCTCACTGCACGGCAGCAGACTGGTCCCGGTTTTCAATTTGAGAACCCCGACCTCAAAGCAGAGAAGGCCAACACCTGGGAAGTTGGTACGAAGCTGCATTGGTTGCCGCTTATCGTTAATGTCTTTGGATTTTACATCGAGCTAGAAGATGCCATCGTCAAGTCGCCGCGCACCATCAACGATTGCCCTGACGCAGCCACAGGGTGTGCAACCAGCTGGAGCAGCTTACAACTGGTCAATACGCAAGGTACCTCAAGACTTTATGGAGCCGAGGCCTCAGCCCTTGCACGGTTTAACAATGGCCTTTCCATGCGGGCAGCCATTACCTACACCTATGGCGAAAGCCCAGACGCCCAAGACCCCGACACCACTGTTCCCTTGAGCCGAATTCCACCCCTCAACGGCTCGGCCGAAGTCCACTATCAATTTTTTCAAAACTGGAAAGTCGGTACCGGCATGCGCTGGGCAACCTCTCAAACCCGGCTAGCGCCCGCAGATTTTGATGACATCACTCGAATTCCACCGGGCGGAACTCCTGGGTTTGCTGTCTTCGATTTACGTTTAAGCTATCGCGCGAAGAATAAATGGCTTGCATCATTCGTCTTGGAAAATATATTCAACACGCCTTATCGGTATCATGGTTCAAGCGTTAACGGATCCGGAGTTGGAGCCATGATTCTATTCGACCTGGGATCTATATGGGGTACCTGA